A segment of the Cutaneotrichosporon cavernicola HIS019 DNA, chromosome: 6 genome:
tgggcttggcttgagcttgggcttggcTTGCGCGTGCCGCGATGGGGTGCGCTGCTTGGCTTGCGCGTGCTGCCATGGGGTGCGCTGCTTGGGCTTGCGCCTGTCGGTGGCCAGCGGGTCAGTCGTAGTGCAACGCGGTGCCGGGTCAAACCACGGTTCAGAACGTCGTTCGTGAGTGGAATCGACAAGAGCGGACGGTCTCTATACCGAGGAGCCGATGTGCGCCGGTGGACGCACAGGATATCTGAACCGCTGTGTCCGTCagtgaggaggtcgagtcTGCGTGGCCGGGTTCGACGTTGCGTTGTGGGCATGTGACGCTAACGACTGATGTCGACCCACGTCACATTTCGAGCACTGCTCGAGCGGCGCCATCTCGCGGGTCCCGCCGATGGTCGCGAGCTCAGACAAGTAAAGGCTCCACGGTACAAGTGTCAGCAGGATTGTATCAATTAGAATGCACTGGCCCCCTCGACCCAGCCCCAAGAGCAGTAAGGGTCCATCAATGCTACACTGCCTCCGAGCGACGTGCGAGCTACCTGTTGTAGACGCCACCCACCTGCGCCCCGTtctcctcacctcccacACTCTTCTCCCACAGCCGCTCGGTCGGTCgatcgacgagcgcgcgcagcgccttgatctcgtcaAATGAGCTCTTGCAGCATCCGCCAATGACCACGCCCTTCCACACCCCCATAGCCTCGGCCTCatgcgcgacctcgagcaggCGGTCGGCCCACACATCGGGCCCCATTTCCCGATGTGTCCATTCGCGTTTCACCACATCGTACGTCGCCCCGCCGTCGGGATAGAGGATGAGCCAGAGGGGATGCCGTTGAGCATGGTGGGTAACCGCGCCAGAAAGGGCGCCAACAAGCGCAGGAAGCAGAGTCGGGTGAGTGCAGTTGATACCGATGCCGTCTGGCTTGGCGGCGAGACAGCGCGTGTCTATTGGCAAGGCGGCGAGAGGCGCAAGTTCGCCCatgagcgcctcggccactTGGCGCATTTCCACAGTCTTGCCGTTGGCGTCACGCTGCCCGATATGGCCATTCGGATAAGCAGAGGAGATCCAGAATGGTTTCGAGTTGGATTTGGATTTGCCATgcatctccatctcgcagttgagggcgccgacggcgcggcggatCGCCCGGATCTCACGGAGGACAGGGATCGTCTCGAATGCCAGACACGTGATGCGCGACCacgtcgcctcgtccgACGCATAGACCCGCAGCCTGTCGAGATGGAAGGTCGTGAGGGCCGCTTCGTACGAGCATTCGTCTGTGCGTGGAGCGTAGTTtgtggccgaggaggaaggatCGAAACCTGCCGGTCCGTACGGCGGGGGATACAGCCCGTCATACTCTTGGCCGGGGGAGAGGGTTGCGCCGTATGGTCCGagtgcgagggcgactTTGGGTTTCTGGATAGGTTGGGGGCTGGGTACAGTTGATGGGTGTTGTGGCAAGGCATGAATGGAAGAAAAGGAGGAGCAAGAGGACATGGTCGAGACGGACGAGGCAGGGGTGAAAGGAGCTTTGTGTGGGCATGGAAtatcggcggcgagcgacaCGGCTCGGCGCATCAGAGCGCGCGCATCGTCCTCGCTATGTCCTTGTTCCACCAGCGCTGGCAGTGTCATCTGGTATCTGGTGTCAAATCTCTGGAAAGAGAAGAGCATGGGAAGAGCTCACGTCGCCGTCTCAATGATGTCAGCGCCCACCAGTGCAAACCGGGCGTGCACGTTTGCCAGGGCGGCGGGGTcgcgggcgacgagctcgctgcCCCACATGGAACCCGAGACGTCGTGTCCGATCGCCTCGAGGGTTGTCCCCatgccgccgtcgaggatAAGGACGGGCATCATTGGAGTGGTGGAATGGATGATGAGAGATAGCGGTGAATTGCCGTTTCGGCCTTGACATTTGACATTTCCCGAGTCGGCAAACGTCATCGTCACTTGTCAAACAATACATACATCCTGTACACTGGTCGATTTAGGACTACTATGGGTATAGGTCCGACCTACACGGTGGGCTTTGGCTCGGGCTACTCGTGCTAAGCGGCTAAGCTGCTTGTCCTGAGAGTGACGCCGAGAAGCCAGTCCACCGCCCGAGTTCGTCAAACATGACTGTCGCCGTGCTCGTGCCGTCGTTGAGCTCTATCCCACGGCCTTGTTCAACGGGACTCGTCCTCCACTTCATCATGCTCGCGAGACCCTCGACCGCACGCCGCACATTGTGGATTGACCCCGATGCGAGGATGCGAGGGGCTTTTATCCCGGCCGTGGCAAGGGTGAgaggcggcagcggcgcgtcgaggataAACAggacgcgcgacgagccATTCGGCGCCGAATAGTACGGCCCTCGCTGGAGGATACCAACGGCCGCCGCACCAATTTGATGCGCTAGCGACGAGATGTCTTCGTCGGTAGGCGCAAAGTTGTCTGGGAACGGCAGTTCCTCAGCCATGAGTTCCGGGATCTGGTATTGTTCTCCAACTCTGAGCAAGCCGGCGGCAACCTCGTCTCCACGCGGGTGTGCCCATCCCCAAAGAATCGAGCGTGGACCCGGCGCAATCGAACACAGGAGATGCGCCCTACATTCGAGGCAGCGTCCGTCCGCACTCCTGAACGTGAGTGTACCTGCTTCCATGTCGACTTCGAAATTGTGTtcgcccagctcgtcgccggcctcgacgagggcgtccTGTTGGAGGAAAGCGGCGAATTCGGCAGCCTCGATCCACGGAGCGAGGGCCGGGAACACGAATGGCGAGTCTGGAGCGTTGTTGTGCCGCtgggtgacgagggcgcgcaGCTCTGCTTGCTGTACCTCCcgctcggcttcggcgACACTTGTTCGTTCACTGGAAACCGAGTTGCCGCCCGTGGACGCTCGTGGGGGTGCGAGGCGCGGTTTGCTGCCATTCGAAGCGGGGTTATAGTCCTCCATCACGGGGGCGCGGGGGATCGTGCTCGGCTTGTAAAGTGCCTTAGCGACCGACTGCATCTGCTTTGGTTCCTTGCTGCGAAAGAAGCACATtgttgggttgggtggtAGAATGCTCAACGGAGATGGAGATTGGGGGCGTCGGGAGAGTGAAAAACTCCGATGTGTGGATCTGGCTGAGGTGATGGGAAATAATGCCGTTGAgccgagagagagagtgatGGAGTGATGAGTGATGGAGTGATGGAGTGGAGTGATGGAGTGATGGCAAGTGGGATGAGTTGCGTGTTGGCAAGCTTGCTGTGACAGAGATATCAAGACTCGTCTTATGTGCCAAGACTATGGAGCATGTGGGGAAATCTTGGTGGTGCAAGCATCTGGTCCGAGGGGTGGGCTAGTCTGATGGGCCAAGACGACTCCATCTCTCCTACCCCCGCGTACCCCTCTCTACGATCTTAGGGTCCTTTTCCGGCTCGGTTTGTCTGCCTTGTACCTTTATCCACTGTTCTGACAGTGCATCCCCCCGAAAGCGTTTCAGGACCAAAGTTTCGGGGAGGGCCGAAGCGAGCCATATAACCTCTCCCCTCACCTCGGGCCTGGCACAATCGGCAACCACCGACACACCGAGAGCGGGCCCCAACATGGACGTGTCTCAAGTCTTCTTGTTAAGCTCATGCTTGACTAAAACATGTAAACACCCCTTCTGTGAAGGGGGCGTATGGGTGGGCGAGAACAGGAAGCGAATAGGCACTTTGCACTTTGCACTTTGTACTTTgcaccgccgcccagcCGCCAAGAGGTAACCGTGCCATTGCCAACGCCCATTGGCGGTGGAATGGACAATGAGAGAGAGACGTTTCTTGGCTAGCAACATAGTGTGTAATGGTTAATGACATCAGCCAGGATGGCACGCGACACATTGCGGCCATGATGTCGTTGATGGAAACGCCGGCCGCGTTCCGATGGAGGGCGAGAGAAGCGAGCCATGCGAGCTACTCCCTCACAACAGTACTGAAATAGAACAGCAGCTTCCGAGCTGTTGCTCGAGATGGCGTATACTGGATGCATGCACAGGCGTAGATGCCAAGACTGAACCAAGAGAGGGGATCAAAGAAGAGACCGGGGGAGGCTGGCCTCGGTAATCTACCCTGGTTGCCGCCCAAGCCAGTGTCACATCACGTCACCCAGCCCGATAGCGACGGAAGTCACTCAAGTGAAACTAGGCTCTGTCGGGTGGGGATTGCGACTCACTTGAGTAAGTACGAATGTGGTGAGTGGTTGGCACTGAGGGCAGAGCGGAGACAGGCTTGGGAACAGCGACGCCACACCCTTCATCACCATCGCACTAATGCCATGATATGCCTCCGTCTCCGTTCCCCAGCGCTCGCGCCTTTGACGCTGGTTCAGGAGGATGGCAAAAAAAGATACACCGTAAGGGAGTCGAACCCCTGCCGCGTCGATGGCAACGACGCATGATACCGTTTCACCAACGGTGTTATGCTTAGTCAGTATTTTGATGTTTCACCTAGAATATAAAGACGTTATCTTCACTTAGAGGCCACTGGATAATTTTTTGACGCTAAAGATACCAGCCCTGCTGCTCATGAGCCGGCAGATTGGGATGACGGCTGAAGGCTGCCTGATGCCCCGAGTTTCTCTCCTAACCCCTGGTTCAGCTGAGGACAATGTTCAGCCCATCCCGGAAGCGAGTGGACTATTCCTAGTGTTGCCAGAACGGCGCTGCGTCGACTCCAACTaggcgcgcctcctctcctATCTCCTCCCTCGGCCAAACCACTATCGCTGCATTTTGTATGCTACATGATATTTTTTGGACTACAGGCGCGCCGCACCATCGCCCTTCCATCCGCGCTCCGAGGCAATAATCTCCGCAGCCCCCTCCCCAATAGCCAGCACCGTCAGCATGGGATTAATGCTAACCATATCGGGGAACACGCCAGCATCGGCAATTCTGAGCCCCTTGACTCCCCTCACGCGGAGCTTGGAATCAACGAcggccttgtcgtccttggaAGTGTTGCCCATCTTGGTCGTCCCGGCAGGGTGGTAGACGgtgtgcgcggcgcggcgggcaTATTCGCTGATATCGTCGTCGGTCTGGATCTTGGGGCCCGGGGCAATTTCCTGCTTGAGCCACTCTTTGAATGGGCTCTGTTGCGCTACCTTACGGGCAGCCTTAATGCCTTCTACGAAGCTGGCGGCGTCGTAGCCTTCCGGATCGGTGAAGTAGCGGAAGTCGAGAGAGGGCTTGATGGCAGGGTCGGAcgaggtgaggaagaggcggcCCTTGGAGCGGGGACGCGGAATGTTGGGCGTCATGCAGAAGGCGTAGCGGTCTGCAATCTTGGGGTAGCCCAGGCGCTCCGTGTTGACGGTCTGTTTTAGCGAGGATACACAATACGCTTCACGCTAGCTCTGGAAATCTACTCACAAAGGGGATTTGGTAGCAGTGCATCATGACGTCGGTCGCAGTGTCGCCTGGGCTGGTGGGCTCGCGGCGGATGAAGACGCCGGCGTCACTGTCCATCGTCGTCTGGTTCTCGGGGACAGGCTTGTTGAGCTCCCACATGATAATGGTCTCGGcgtggtcgacgaggttcTCGCCGACTCCGGGAATGTCCTTGACAACCTTGATaccgacgtcggcgagttGCTGAGCCGGTCCAAGACCCGACAAAAGCATGAGACGGGGAGTATCGACTGCGCCGGCAGACAGGATGATCTCTCCCCCGGCTCTAGGCGAGATAGTGACGTTACGCCCGTCCTTGAAAGTGACGTTGATGCCCGTCGCCGTATCGTTCTGGACATTGACCTTGCTGACCCACGCGTCAGTGACGACGGTGAGGTTGGGACGGTTCTCGTCGCCTCGCAGGAAGGGGTGGATGTAGGCCACACTCGCTGACGAGCGGTACCCATTATCGGGGTTGTatgagatggagaagaaTCCAACTCCCTTCTTGATTTCGCCGTCACGACGAATCGTCTTGTTAAAGTCGTTGATGACCGGAATATCCAGAGCGGTCGAACACGCGTCCACCCAGTCGAGGCAGAGCTGGTTCTGGTGACGGGCATGTACACGCTGAATAGTGTTCTTGAGTTTATCGATGAGACGCATCACCGTGTCAAAGTCCCAGCCGTCGGCGCCCTTGGACACCCACAAGTCCATGTCCTTCCGGAACGGCCTGAACGAGATGAGTGTATTGTGCGACGAGCAACCGCCGAGTACCTTTGCACGAGAGTGACGGATGTAGCTGTTGCCCATGGGCTGATCGGTTGTGCCATAGTCGTAGTCGAGGTCTCCGCCCAACAGAGTCAACCACTGACGCAAGTCGAGTACTTGGTTATTGTTAAAGTCGCTTGGACCGCCTtcgatgatgaggacgcGGTGGTGCGGGAGAAACTCGGTAAGCCGAGAACCGAGGACACACCCGGCAGTCCCGCCCCCGACAATGATGTAGTCGTAATGTCCCGACAGCTCGGTGTCGGGGATGCTGCTCTTGCACTCCATCGGCATGGTGAGGAGAGGTGATGTGGGtaggaggggagggggggaagagggggaaggaggggaggggttggCTACATAGAAAAGAAAGAGGGGCGCGGGCGGGGCCTTGTGCTTAAGTGTAGAGTgtgccgaggagcggcATTGCCTCCGTTCGCTTGCTCTTGCTTGCTCTTGTTCCTCCGGCTCCTCCGTCGCGGCGTGGCTTCAAGGCGTAATAGCAGAGGATTGTGAGTACAAGATCATCGTCATCCGGATCAAGATGTGACAGAAGTCTTTCAGCTGTATGGCTGCTGGCTGACGATGATGAAATGCACCCTGAGACCAACAGTGAAAAAGGCTTGGCTCAAATGCGTCCGACACGGTCCTCTGGGTCATGCGGGCACTTGAAAGCCTTGTTCCTGCTTCCTGCATCCTGCATCCTGCATCCTGCGTCCTCAGGCCCATTGTCAAGCATTATAGATTTATTGTAGCTCGTGTGCTGTGCTGTCGAAAGGGGGTTGCAGTGGTTCGAGGAATGGGGTGGGTTACAAGGACGTCACTACCCAATGTGGGCGTCAGGTGACTCTTTGCAGCCACCGGTGCCCTCGCGGCGGTGTCTCCTTCCCCGAgcagggggagggggtCCATCTGCGCCGGTTTGTCACAAAATCAAACAAAGTCGGATACGGGCCGGTTTGTCACAGAATCAAACAAAAGTCGGATACCAATGTGCGTTAGATTGTACAAGGTGCATTTCCTCTGGTCTTGTGCTGTATTTTTAGCAGAGCCTGGTAATGTTTCTGATTTTCTGGGCGTCGTCATAGTACTCCAAATGCCTGAATTCGGCAGATTACAATCGTCAGGGATCGATATGAGATTTCATCAGTAATTCAACCCATGTCAacccccctctccccttTTCTTCCTGTGTAATAACAAAATCAAAATCAAGGCATCCAAGGCAAAGAAAGGGGGTACGtaccttccccccccccccctcaAGAAGGATCCACCCCAGAATCACCGTGACATGACGACACACCCTCCATTTCCATCTTGACATCTCATCACAACCATACCATGACATTTGAACAAGACATCCACACCTTCTACGACGGCAAGCCCCAGCCCCCTTGGGGTGCACAGAGCTGGAAGACGTTCGAGTCAGTCAACCCCGCGACCGGCGAACCCCTCGCCAAGATCTACTCCACCTCGGAAGGCCAGCTCGAACTCGCCATCAAGAGCGCCAACAAAGCGTTTCCCGCATGGTCCGCAACTGCGCCAGTTGAGCGCGCACGCATTCTTCTTAAAGCTGCCGCCATCCTTAGGGACCGCAacgacgccctcgccaagacCGAGACGCTCGACACGGGCAAGGCATGGTCCGAAACGTCCACAGTCGATATCGTGACTGGAGCAGATGTGCTTGAGTATTATGCGCATTTTGTTGCGTCGGGAGGATTGGACGGCAAGACGACAGTTCTGCGCCCCGGACCATCGGGCGCTTCTATCCATACCTCTTATGACGCTATTGGCGTTTGTGCGGGTATTGGGGCGTGGAATTATCCTATCCAAATCGCCTTGTGGAAGAGTGCAGCATGTCTCGCAGCCGGTAACTGTATGGTATACAAGCCGTCGGAAGTGACCCCGCTACATGCCAACACGCTCGCTGGGATTTTTGTCGAGGCCGGCTTGCCAAAGGGAGTGTTTAATGTCGTTTATGGGGCGGGCGACGTGGGCGCCAAACTCGTCGCACATCCCGGAATTGGCAAGGTGTCGTTTACGGGGCAGGTGTCGACGGGCGCAAAGgtcgccagcgcggcgGTTAGCGAAATGAAGGCCGTGACGATGGAGCTGGGCGGCAAGAGCCCTCTCATCATCCTTCCCGACGCGGAcgtggacgaggcggccgacATAGCTATGATGGCCAACTTTTACAGCTCTGGCCAGGTGTGTACGAACGGCACGCGTGTTTTCGTCCCCGAAACTCTGCTGGAACGCGTCGAGAAAGCTATTGCCGAACGCTGCCACGACGGTATCCGAATGGGTATGCCAATGGACGAGACGACCAACTTTGGACCAGTGGTCAGCAAAGCCCACCaggacaaggtcaaggcATACATTGCCAcgggcaaggacaaggacaaggcgcGTGTAGTGTACGACGGCGCCTCTGCCGCCCAGGCCCAAACACCCACCAGTTCGGGGTATTGGGTCCAGCCAGTCGTCTTCTCCGACTGCAAGGACGACATGACGATTGTGCGTGAGGAAATCTTCGGGCCAGTCATGGCCATCCTCCCCTACTCGACTGCATCGGACGAATGGCTTGAAGACCTAATTGCGCGCGC
Coding sequences within it:
- a CDS encoding uncharacterized protein (GMC oxidoreductase) — its product is MPMECKSSIPDTELSGHYDYIIVGGGTAGCVLGSRLTEFLPHHRVLIIEGGPSDFNNNQVLDLRQWLTLLGGDLDYDYGTTDQPMGNSYIRHSRAKVLGGCSSHNTLISFRPFRKDMDLWVSKGADGWDFDTVMRLIDKLKNTIQRVHARHQNQLCLDWVDACSTALDIPVINDFNKTIRRDGEIKKGVGFFSISYNPDNGYRSSASVAYIHPFLRGDENRPNLTVVTDAWVSKVNVQNDTATGINVTFKDGRNVTISPRAGGEIILSAGAVDTPRLMLLSGLGPAQQLADVGIKVVKDIPGVGENLVDHAETIIMWELNKPVPENQTTMDSDAGVFIRREPTSPGDTATDVMMHCYQIPFTVNTERLGYPKIADRYAFCMTPNIPRPRSKGRLFLTSSDPAIKPSLDFRYFTDPEGYDAASFVEGIKAARKVAQQSPFKEWLKQEIAPGPKIQTDDDISEYARRAAHTVYHPAGTTKMGNTSKDDKAVVDSKLRVRGVKGLRIADAGVFPDMVSINPMLTVLAIGEGAAEIIASERGWKGDGAARL
- a CDS encoding uncharacterized protein (Belongs to the aldehyde dehydrogenase family), with amino-acid sequence MTFEQDIHTFYDGKPQPPWGAQSWKTFESVNPATGEPLAKIYSTSEGQLELAIKSANKAFPAWSATAPVERARILLKAAAILRDRNDALAKTETLDTGKAWSETSTVDIVTGADVLEYYAHFVASGGLDGKTTVLRPGPSGASIHTSYDAIGVCAGIGAWNYPIQIALWKSAACLAAGNCMVYKPSEVTPLHANTLAGIFVEAGLPKGVFNVVYGAGDVGAKLVAHPGIGKVSFTGQVSTGAKVASAAVSEMKAVTMELGGKSPLIILPDADVDEAADIAMMANFYSSGQVCTNGTRVFVPETLLERVEKAIAERCHDGIRMGMPMDETTNFGPVVSKAHQDKVKAYIATGKDKDKARVVYDGASAAQAQTPTSSGYWVQPVVFSDCKDDMTIVREEIFGPVMAILPYSTASDEWLEDLIARANDTPMGLAAGVCAKDIGRAQYVIRSLHAGITWINTWGESPAEMPVGGWKMSGLGVENGHEGIMAYTRTKSTLVQLGTGACAGVFSKL